A window of Corallococcus macrosporus DSM 14697 contains these coding sequences:
- a CDS encoding endonuclease/exonuclease/phosphatase family protein, with the protein MLKLLSSVVLSLLVSVGVLPAEEGEVESLAATTTTVATHNTLRGQATFRPLADVIGWQEVSTAEGHNKLEALEYYAHFRPGAERLAARNSIAISWRKNKYEKTGDGSRLTHEGEAGVTPARFVNWVVLKNKQTGAKLAFINTHYISGAWNGQNPDRQARWHTHNSVVREVVRELRGRGLPVVLVGDFNRQLSQDIPGMNHLRTAGVSGVPIDQIYVSQGIGTGPAERLEKYGSDHFAYTATVQY; encoded by the coding sequence ATGCTGAAGCTCTTGTCGTCAGTGGTCCTCAGTCTGCTGGTGTCCGTGGGAGTTCTGCCCGCCGAAGAGGGGGAGGTCGAGTCGCTCGCCGCCACGACCACCACCGTCGCGACGCACAACACGCTGCGTGGGCAGGCGACGTTCAGGCCGCTCGCGGATGTCATCGGCTGGCAGGAAGTGAGCACCGCGGAAGGGCACAACAAGCTCGAAGCGCTCGAGTACTACGCTCACTTCCGGCCTGGCGCGGAGCGGCTCGCCGCCCGCAACTCCATCGCCATCTCCTGGCGCAAGAACAAGTACGAGAAGACCGGCGACGGCTCTCGACTCACGCACGAAGGCGAAGCTGGCGTGACGCCCGCGCGCTTCGTCAACTGGGTCGTGCTGAAGAACAAGCAGACCGGCGCGAAGCTGGCGTTCATCAACACGCACTACATCTCCGGTGCATGGAACGGTCAGAATCCCGATCGCCAGGCGCGCTGGCATACGCATAACTCCGTGGTCCGCGAGGTCGTCCGGGAGTTGCGCGGCCGTGGCCTGCCCGTGGTCCTGGTCGGTGACTTCAACCGTCAGTTGTCGCAGGACATCCCCGGCATGAATCATCTGCGCACGGCGGGGGTCTCCGGCGTGCCCATCGATCAGATCTACGTCAGCCAGGGCATTGGCACCGGCCCCGCCGAGCGGCTGGAGAAGTACGGCTCCGACCACTTCGCGTACACCGCGACCGTCCAGTACTGA
- the mvk gene encoding mevalonate kinase, with translation MAPRTESLSAFGAGKVILLGEHSVVYGHPALAGPLSQGVTARAVPAKSCQLSLPATLSRPQRAQLTAAFARAAEVTGAPPVKVSLEADLPLAVGLGSSAALSVACARLLLQAAGAEPSHKDAVRVAWAMEQEFHGAPSGLDHTTSAMEQLVLYRRKPGAAKGTGQVVDSPRPLHVVVTLAGERSPTKKTVGALRERQARWPSRYERLFTEIGRVSTEGAKAVAAGDLEALGDAMNVNQGLLAALGLSSPPLEEMVYRLRELGALGAKLTGAGGDGGAVIGLFLEPKPVVTKLRRMGVRCFSSQLAGPRAS, from the coding sequence GTGGCTCCTCGCACTGAATCCTTGTCGGCCTTTGGCGCCGGCAAGGTCATCCTGTTGGGTGAGCACAGCGTCGTGTACGGGCACCCGGCCCTGGCCGGGCCCTTGTCGCAGGGCGTGACGGCGCGTGCCGTTCCCGCGAAGTCGTGTCAGCTCTCGCTTCCGGCCACGTTGAGCCGCCCGCAGCGGGCGCAGCTCACGGCGGCGTTCGCCCGCGCCGCGGAGGTGACGGGCGCGCCGCCGGTGAAGGTGTCGCTGGAGGCGGACCTGCCGCTGGCGGTGGGGTTGGGGAGCTCGGCGGCCCTGTCGGTGGCGTGCGCGCGGCTGCTGCTCCAGGCGGCGGGGGCGGAGCCCTCGCACAAGGACGCGGTGCGCGTGGCGTGGGCCATGGAGCAGGAGTTCCACGGCGCGCCGTCGGGGTTGGACCACACGACGAGCGCGATGGAGCAGCTTGTCCTCTACCGGCGCAAGCCGGGGGCGGCCAAGGGCACGGGGCAGGTGGTGGACAGCCCCAGGCCGCTGCACGTGGTGGTGACGCTCGCGGGTGAGCGCAGCCCCACGAAGAAGACGGTGGGCGCGCTGCGTGAGCGGCAGGCGCGCTGGCCGTCGCGCTACGAGCGCCTGTTCACGGAAATCGGACGGGTGTCCACGGAGGGCGCGAAGGCGGTGGCGGCGGGTGATTTGGAGGCGCTGGGTGACGCGATGAACGTCAACCAGGGCCTGCTGGCGGCGCTGGGCCTGTCGTCGCCGCCGCTGGAAGAGATGGTCTACCGGCTCCGGGAGCTGGGGGCGCTGGGCGCCAAGCTGACCGGAGCGGGTGGAGATGGTGGGGCCGTCATCGGCCTGTTCCTCGAGCCCAAGCCGGTGGTGACGAAGCTCCGCCGGATGGGCGTGCGCTGCTTCAGCAGCCAGCTCGCGGGTCCGCGGGCGTCGTGA
- a CDS encoding IS4 family transposase, with amino-acid sequence MSKSITHAEVHRFIEEAVGPDTHAKRVLSLSNATLGAVHAASLSVRAIGLALSQARGLEGKHAIKQVDRLLSNSGVDVWRLFAQWVPFVVAERKAVTVTIDWTDFESDDHTTVAIQLVTRHGRATPLLWKTVPKSELAGQRNAHEDALLERLHQVLPSDVEVTVLADRGFGDVALYELLDRLSFGYVIRFRGVVHVESAGGEVHKAKEWVPPTGRPKLLRGARVTQARFGVGAVVCVHQKGMKEAWFLAASSKEATATELVKAYGRRFTCEETHRDIKDLRFGMGLSAIAIGTCERRDRLLLLSAFAMALLTLLGAAGEATGLDRKFRADTRKTREYSLFRQGIIYYGALANMREEWLRPLMEKFAELIREQAVFREAFGFI; translated from the coding sequence ATGTCGAAATCCATAACGCACGCCGAGGTGCATCGGTTCATTGAGGAAGCCGTCGGCCCGGACACCCATGCCAAGCGTGTGCTGTCGCTGTCCAATGCCACCTTGGGCGCCGTGCACGCCGCCAGCCTCTCGGTGAGGGCCATCGGACTGGCGCTCTCCCAGGCGCGGGGGTTGGAAGGCAAGCACGCCATCAAGCAGGTGGACCGACTGCTGTCCAACTCTGGCGTCGACGTGTGGCGACTGTTCGCGCAGTGGGTGCCCTTCGTGGTGGCCGAGCGCAAAGCGGTGACAGTCACCATTGACTGGACGGACTTCGAGTCGGACGACCACACCACGGTCGCCATCCAGCTTGTCACCCGCCACGGCCGCGCCACGCCGTTGCTGTGGAAGACGGTGCCCAAGAGCGAGTTGGCCGGGCAGCGCAATGCCCATGAGGACGCGTTGCTGGAGCGGTTGCACCAGGTGCTGCCCTCCGACGTGGAGGTGACGGTGCTCGCGGACCGAGGATTCGGAGACGTCGCCCTGTATGAATTGCTGGACAGACTCAGCTTCGGCTACGTCATTCGCTTTCGTGGCGTCGTGCACGTCGAAAGTGCCGGAGGGGAGGTGCACAAGGCGAAGGAGTGGGTGCCCCCGACGGGCCGTCCGAAGTTGCTGCGCGGAGCGCGCGTCACCCAGGCCCGTTTCGGCGTGGGTGCCGTCGTCTGCGTGCACCAGAAGGGAATGAAAGAGGCCTGGTTTCTGGCGGCCAGCAGCAAGGAAGCCACTGCCACCGAGTTGGTGAAGGCCTACGGACGTCGATTCACCTGCGAGGAGACGCACCGGGACATCAAGGACTTGCGCTTCGGCATGGGCCTGTCCGCCATCGCTATCGGCACCTGCGAGCGCCGCGACAGACTGTTGCTGCTGTCCGCCTTCGCCATGGCGCTGCTGACGCTGCTCGGCGCTGCGGGCGAAGCGACGGGGCTCGACAGGAAGTTCCGCGCCGACACCCGTAAGACGCGCGAGTACTCTCTCTTTCGGCAAGGCATCATCTACTACGGCGCCCTCGCCAACATGCGAGAGGAGTGGCTCCGCCCCCTCATGGAGAAATTCGCCGAGCTCATCCGCGAGCAGGCCGTCTTCCGCGAGGCATTCGGCTTCATTTGA
- the mvaD gene encoding diphosphomevalonate decarboxylase, with protein sequence MKATALAHPNIALVKYWGKRDDALILPHQSSLSLTLSPLSVTTTVEFGAASDQVELNGHTAKGSERDRVLRLLETVRAQAKADLGPAKVVSRGDFPMAAGLASSAAGFAALAVAGRAAAGLPSEPRAASILARLGSGSACRSVQGGFCEWQRGERPDGEDSFAVQRFDAAHWPDLRMVVAIIDRGEKEVKSRDGMKHTVDTSPYYPAWVKDAEAEVVQVREHIAKRDLQALGELCERNAWRMHATSFAANPPLSYMSPGTLALIQHLKEQRKKGIPVWFTLDAGPNPVLLTDAAHEVAAEALARACGAVEVIRCVPGGDAELKAEHLF encoded by the coding sequence ATGAAAGCCACAGCACTGGCGCATCCCAACATCGCCCTGGTGAAGTACTGGGGGAAGCGGGATGACGCGCTGATTCTTCCGCATCAGTCCAGCCTGTCCCTCACGCTGTCGCCGCTGTCGGTGACGACCACGGTGGAGTTCGGCGCCGCGAGCGACCAGGTGGAGCTCAACGGCCACACCGCGAAGGGCAGCGAGCGCGACCGCGTGCTGCGCCTGCTGGAGACGGTGCGCGCCCAGGCGAAGGCCGACCTGGGGCCCGCGAAGGTGGTGTCGCGCGGGGACTTCCCCATGGCGGCGGGGCTGGCCAGCAGCGCGGCGGGCTTCGCGGCGCTGGCGGTGGCGGGGCGCGCGGCGGCGGGGCTGCCGTCGGAGCCTCGCGCGGCCAGCATCCTGGCGCGGCTGGGCAGCGGCTCCGCGTGCCGGAGCGTGCAGGGCGGCTTCTGTGAGTGGCAGCGCGGCGAGCGTCCGGATGGCGAGGACAGCTTCGCGGTGCAGCGCTTCGACGCGGCCCACTGGCCGGACCTGCGCATGGTGGTGGCGATCATCGACCGCGGCGAGAAAGAGGTGAAGTCGCGGGACGGGATGAAGCACACGGTGGACACCAGCCCGTACTACCCGGCGTGGGTGAAGGACGCGGAGGCGGAGGTGGTGCAGGTGCGTGAGCACATCGCGAAGCGCGACCTGCAGGCCCTGGGCGAGCTGTGTGAGCGCAACGCGTGGCGGATGCACGCGACGTCCTTCGCCGCGAATCCGCCGCTGAGCTACATGAGCCCCGGCACGCTGGCGCTCATCCAGCACCTGAAGGAGCAGCGCAAGAAGGGCATCCCGGTGTGGTTCACGTTGGACGCGGGGCCCAACCCGGTGCTGCTGACGGACGCCGCGCACGAGGTGGCCGCGGAGGCGCTGGCCCGCGCGTGTGGCGCGGTGGAGGTGATTCGCTGCGTGCCCGGCGGTGATGCGGAGCTGAAGGCGGAGCACCTCTTCTGA
- a CDS encoding mevalonate kinase: protein MERALSAPGKLFLSGEYAVLWGGVARLAAVAPRTAAYVRRRADARVHVCLEEGTLAGSTTPLGVRWARDVPAGFAFVARALDEALRAHGRASQGFDLAVAPSAVGPNGQKLGMGGSACATVLAAEGVRYVLEERYDALKLALLAHTLGQGGKGSGGDVATSFAGGVLRYRRYDVAPLIEASNSGRLRAALAESPSVDVWRLPLPRVSMAYAFTGESASTRVLIGQVEARLEEAGRRSFVERSDTLGHSIEDGLSGGDFRAFSEAVKAQHALLLELGPLETEGMRRVLALAATYGAAGKLSGAGGGDGCILFAPDAQVRAEMCKGLAARGFHTLPLDAEPGVRGEAQLEPRLRTWVDALD from the coding sequence ATGGAGCGCGCCCTCTCCGCGCCGGGCAAGCTGTTCCTCTCCGGCGAGTACGCCGTGCTGTGGGGCGGGGTGGCGCGCCTGGCCGCGGTGGCGCCGCGCACCGCCGCGTACGTCCGTCGCCGCGCGGATGCCCGTGTGCACGTGTGCCTGGAGGAGGGGACGCTGGCGGGGAGCACCACGCCGCTGGGCGTGCGCTGGGCGCGGGACGTGCCGGCGGGGTTCGCCTTCGTGGCGCGGGCGCTGGATGAGGCCCTGCGGGCGCATGGCCGGGCGAGCCAGGGCTTTGACCTGGCGGTGGCGCCGTCCGCGGTGGGGCCGAATGGACAGAAGCTGGGCATGGGCGGCAGTGCGTGCGCGACGGTGCTGGCGGCGGAGGGCGTGCGCTACGTGCTGGAGGAGCGCTACGACGCGCTGAAGCTGGCGCTGCTGGCGCACACGCTGGGGCAGGGCGGGAAGGGCAGCGGCGGGGATGTGGCGACGAGCTTCGCCGGAGGCGTGCTGCGCTACCGGCGCTACGACGTGGCGCCCTTGATTGAGGCGAGCAACAGCGGCCGGTTGCGCGCGGCGCTGGCGGAGTCTCCGTCGGTGGACGTGTGGCGGTTGCCTTTGCCCCGGGTGTCCATGGCGTATGCCTTCACGGGCGAGAGCGCCTCGACGCGGGTGCTGATTGGCCAGGTGGAGGCCCGGCTGGAGGAGGCGGGCCGCCGGAGCTTCGTGGAGCGCTCGGACACGCTGGGCCACTCGATTGAGGACGGGCTGAGCGGCGGTGACTTCCGGGCCTTCTCCGAGGCCGTGAAGGCGCAGCACGCGCTGCTGTTGGAGCTGGGGCCGCTGGAGACGGAGGGCATGCGGCGCGTGTTGGCGCTGGCTGCCACGTACGGCGCGGCGGGCAAGCTGTCCGGCGCGGGCGGCGGGGACGGCTGCATCCTGTTCGCGCCGGATGCGCAGGTCCGCGCGGAGATGTGCAAGGGATTGGCGGCGCGTGGCTTCCACACGCTGCCCCTGGACGCGGAGCCCGGTGTTCGCGGTGAGGCGCAGTTGGAGCCACGATTGCGGACGTGGGTGGACGCGCTGGACTGA
- a CDS encoding pyridoxal phosphate-dependent decarboxylase family protein, which yields MTLGSNEGTTQRLKSNQLAHRELLWESTRGREAPSENERDVEAWFLGPRAENADVFEQLVLEALRDHAFWRRNFHPMDPPAITQSIKRDPGYLRALDTLHTEFDNLLAELKKSAPFFSMRYQGHMTWDQTLPGMAGYFAAMLYNQNNVALEASPLTTVLEVRAGEDLCRMVGYTQKNGIRPWSHLTSGGTTANIEAMWAARNLKFYCLSLREAIQQESSLSAAKALQVTLPSGSRARLLDLDTWQALNLEVDEVLGIPTRIQEEFSIPVETLTARVSNYMLQDLGLVEFTRRYLGDLKAPVFIVPGSKHYSLPKAAAILGIGADHMLSIPLDEEGRMDAAALEARLDQCDTDKQPVIAVTAVLGTTEEGLVDPLASVLALRREKYHPRGMSFCVHADAAWGGYFASLLRAPPSTGPGREGPPAPALALSRYVTEQFEAIPEADTITVDPHKTGYLPYPAGALCYRNQSMRSLVAFEAPYINTAGSQEDLTVGKYGIEGSKPGAAAAGVYLSHAVVPPDQRGYGKILGRALYNCKLFHARLLMMNAVTSDFVVVPGPRFKLSEPMKRKYGGEKQALEVLRHQIEGVRQDQLLMASGEEELELLRETGADLNILTYAFNFTTGNGLNPSLEEANTFNRKIYERLGVKADGRDIYGYRLLVSTTDFIEEDYGKKFFDDYKTRLLGSGAAAGRGEEGRITVLRSVIMDPWITEDLQRRPFLDTIIEELRAAVVDALNEMRGTASKRHR from the coding sequence TTGACGCTCGGCTCAAATGAGGGGACGACTCAGCGCCTGAAGAGCAACCAGCTCGCGCACAGAGAGCTGCTGTGGGAATCCACCCGCGGCCGGGAGGCACCGAGCGAAAACGAGCGGGACGTCGAGGCCTGGTTCCTGGGCCCTCGGGCGGAGAATGCAGACGTCTTCGAGCAACTGGTGCTGGAGGCCCTGAGGGACCACGCCTTCTGGCGCCGGAACTTCCACCCGATGGACCCGCCGGCCATCACCCAGAGCATCAAGCGGGACCCGGGCTACCTGCGGGCGCTCGACACGCTGCACACGGAGTTCGACAACCTCCTGGCCGAGCTGAAGAAGTCCGCGCCGTTCTTCAGCATGCGCTACCAGGGCCACATGACGTGGGACCAGACGCTCCCGGGCATGGCGGGCTACTTCGCGGCGATGCTCTACAACCAGAACAACGTCGCGCTGGAGGCCTCGCCGCTGACGACGGTGCTGGAGGTCCGGGCCGGCGAGGACCTGTGCCGGATGGTGGGCTACACCCAGAAGAATGGCATCCGCCCCTGGAGCCACCTGACCAGCGGCGGCACCACCGCCAACATCGAGGCGATGTGGGCCGCGCGGAACCTGAAGTTCTACTGCCTGTCGCTGCGCGAGGCCATCCAGCAGGAGTCCTCACTCTCCGCCGCGAAGGCCCTGCAGGTGACGCTGCCCTCGGGGAGCCGGGCCCGCCTGCTCGACCTGGACACCTGGCAGGCCTTGAACCTGGAGGTGGACGAGGTGCTGGGCATCCCCACTCGCATCCAGGAGGAGTTCTCCATCCCCGTGGAGACCCTGACGGCGCGCGTGAGCAACTACATGCTCCAGGACCTGGGGCTCGTGGAGTTCACCCGGCGCTACCTGGGCGACCTCAAGGCCCCGGTGTTCATCGTCCCTGGCTCCAAGCATTACTCGCTGCCGAAGGCGGCGGCGATCCTGGGCATCGGCGCGGACCACATGCTGAGCATCCCCCTGGATGAAGAGGGGCGCATGGACGCCGCGGCCCTGGAAGCGCGGCTGGACCAGTGCGACACGGACAAGCAGCCCGTCATCGCGGTGACGGCGGTGCTGGGGACGACGGAGGAGGGGCTGGTGGACCCGCTCGCGTCCGTGCTGGCGCTTCGCCGGGAGAAGTACCATCCCCGGGGGATGTCGTTCTGCGTGCACGCCGACGCGGCGTGGGGCGGGTACTTCGCCTCGCTCCTGCGCGCGCCGCCGAGCACCGGCCCGGGCCGCGAGGGCCCTCCGGCGCCAGCGCTGGCCCTGAGTCGCTACGTCACGGAGCAGTTCGAGGCCATCCCGGAGGCGGACACCATCACCGTGGATCCGCACAAGACGGGCTACCTGCCCTACCCCGCGGGAGCGCTGTGCTACCGCAATCAGTCCATGCGCAGCCTGGTGGCCTTCGAGGCGCCCTACATCAACACGGCGGGGAGCCAGGAGGACCTCACCGTGGGCAAGTACGGCATCGAGGGCTCCAAGCCCGGCGCGGCGGCGGCGGGCGTGTACCTCAGCCACGCCGTGGTGCCGCCCGACCAGCGCGGCTACGGGAAGATCCTCGGGAGGGCGCTCTACAACTGCAAGCTGTTCCATGCCCGGCTGCTGATGATGAACGCCGTGACGAGCGACTTCGTCGTGGTCCCCGGCCCGCGCTTCAAGCTCTCCGAGCCCATGAAGCGCAAGTACGGCGGAGAGAAGCAGGCGCTGGAGGTCCTGCGCCACCAGATCGAGGGCGTGCGTCAAGATCAGCTCTTGATGGCCTCGGGCGAGGAGGAGCTGGAGCTGCTGCGTGAGACGGGCGCGGACCTCAACATCCTCACCTACGCCTTCAACTTCACGACGGGGAATGGCCTCAACCCGAGCCTGGAGGAGGCGAACACCTTCAACCGGAAGATCTACGAGCGCCTGGGCGTCAAGGCCGACGGCCGGGACATCTACGGCTACCGGCTGTTGGTGAGCACCACGGACTTCATCGAGGAGGACTACGGCAAGAAGTTCTTCGATGACTACAAGACGCGCCTGCTGGGCAGCGGCGCGGCGGCGGGCCGAGGTGAGGAGGGCCGCATCACCGTGCTCCGCTCCGTCATCATGGACCCCTGGATTACCGAGGACCTCCAGCGCCGGCCGTTCCTCGACACCATCATCGAGGAGCTGCGCGCGGCCGTGGTGGACGCGCTCAACGAGATGCGCGGCACCGCATCGAAGCGCCACCGCTAG
- a CDS encoding hydroxymethylglutaryl-CoA reductase, degradative: MSDTVTSRLPGFHKLPMEERHAHLSRMFRLTPEDLQQLLGSEALQPVLANQMIENAVGTFSLPLGLGLNLQVNGRDYLVPMAVEEPSVVAAVSFAAKIVREAGGFIGEADPSLMIGQVQVSRYGDPTVATERILAHKEQILALANSFHPAMVARGGGAKDVEVRVLPAPEGPRGEPLLIVHLIIDAQEAMGANLINTMAEGVAPLVEQVTGGKVYLRILSNLADRRLARAMCRIPIPLLADFEMPAEEIAEGIAQASRFAEADPYRAATHNKGVMNGIDAVAIATGQDWRAIEAGAHAFACRNGQYRPLSTWYLEEGHLVGRIELPMALGTVGGPIKIHPGVQMALKLMQTTTVRELAMVIAAVGLAQNFAALRALGSVGIQKGHMAMHARCVAVTAGARGDWVEKIANLLVKAGHVKVEKARELLAALPAEDAAAATGTNV, encoded by the coding sequence ATGTCTGACACCGTGACGTCCCGGCTTCCCGGGTTCCACAAGCTGCCGATGGAGGAGCGCCACGCGCACCTCTCCCGCATGTTCCGGCTCACGCCCGAGGACCTGCAGCAGCTCCTGGGCTCGGAGGCGCTCCAGCCTGTCCTGGCGAACCAGATGATTGAGAACGCGGTGGGGACCTTCTCCCTGCCGCTGGGCCTGGGGCTGAACCTCCAGGTCAACGGGCGCGACTACCTGGTGCCCATGGCGGTGGAGGAGCCGTCCGTGGTGGCGGCGGTGTCCTTCGCGGCGAAGATCGTCCGGGAGGCGGGCGGCTTCATTGGCGAGGCGGACCCGTCGCTGATGATTGGCCAGGTGCAGGTGTCGCGCTACGGCGACCCGACGGTGGCCACCGAGCGCATCCTGGCGCACAAGGAGCAGATCCTCGCGCTGGCCAACAGCTTCCACCCGGCGATGGTCGCGCGGGGCGGTGGGGCCAAGGACGTGGAGGTGCGCGTGCTGCCGGCCCCCGAGGGCCCGCGCGGCGAGCCGCTGCTCATCGTCCACCTCATCATCGACGCCCAGGAGGCGATGGGGGCCAACCTCATCAACACCATGGCGGAGGGCGTGGCGCCGCTCGTCGAGCAGGTGACGGGTGGCAAGGTGTATCTGCGCATCCTCTCCAACCTGGCGGACCGCCGGCTGGCGCGGGCCATGTGCCGCATCCCCATCCCGCTGCTGGCGGACTTCGAGATGCCGGCCGAGGAGATCGCCGAGGGCATCGCCCAGGCGAGCCGCTTCGCGGAGGCCGACCCGTACCGCGCCGCCACGCACAACAAGGGCGTGATGAACGGCATCGACGCGGTGGCCATCGCCACGGGGCAGGACTGGCGCGCCATTGAAGCGGGCGCGCACGCGTTCGCCTGCCGCAACGGGCAGTACCGGCCGCTGTCCACCTGGTACCTGGAGGAGGGGCACCTGGTGGGCCGCATCGAGCTGCCCATGGCGCTGGGCACGGTGGGCGGGCCCATCAAGATCCACCCGGGCGTGCAGATGGCGCTCAAGCTGATGCAGACCACCACGGTGCGCGAGCTGGCCATGGTGATCGCGGCGGTGGGTCTGGCGCAGAACTTCGCGGCGCTCCGGGCGCTGGGCAGCGTGGGCATCCAGAAGGGCCACATGGCGATGCACGCGCGCTGCGTGGCGGTGACGGCGGGCGCGCGGGGCGACTGGGTGGAGAAGATCGCCAACCTGCTGGTGAAGGCGGGCCACGTGAAGGTGGAGAAGGCCCGCGAACTGCTGGCCGCCCTCCCCGCCGAGGATGCCGCGGCCGCGACCGGCACCAACGTCTGA